The Chloroflexota bacterium DNA segment AACCCCATGGCATCTATTACCAGACGATGACCAAGGCGGAAGTTGAGGAGCGCCTGAAGACCAACGACATCATCATCATCCCCGTGGGCAGCACCGAGCAGCATGGCGATGCCCAGCCCTTCGGCGAGGACACGTTCCTGGCCGCGCGCATGGCCGAGGTGGTGGCCGAGGCCACCGGCTGCACCGTGGCCGAGCCGGTCTGGTACGGTTCGCACCCCTTCAATCATCTGGGGATGCCGGGGACGGTGGTAGTGCCCGAGGATACCTTCATCGCCTACCTGCGGGCCATCATCGCCGGGTTCTGGAACACCGGCTTCCGCAAGCAGATTCTCCTCAACGGCCACGGGCAGGAAGAGGTCATCCCGCTGGCGCTGCACCAGTTCGCCAAGAAGTACCAGGTGCCGTGCCTGTTGATCTCGCTGCACTGGCCCACGGTGATTCACGATTACCTGAAGGACAAGGAGCACGGGGGGCCGTTTGACACGCCATTCCGCCACGCCGATGAAGCCGAATGCTCGTACTCCATGGCCCTGTTCCCCGAAATGGTGAAGTTGGAGAAGGCGGTGGACACCGAGCACAAGGGTTTCATGCCGCCCGGACACGTGGACAAAGGCGGCGAGGTGTACCACGCGCCCATCAAGGGGCACGAGCAGATCGGGTTCGGCGGGATAGAGGTCATCATGACGCCGGAAGGCGTGGTGGGCAAGCCGTCGCTGGCCGACCCGTCCAAGGCCGAGGCCGGGCTCAACGCGCTGTTTGACTACATGGTGCGCCTCATCAACGACATCCTGACGCGGTT contains these protein-coding regions:
- a CDS encoding creatininase family protein, with product MPKWKLPPSGGHMDKPHGIYYQTMTKAEVEERLKTNDIIIIPVGSTEQHGDAQPFGEDTFLAARMAEVVAEATGCTVAEPVWYGSHPFNHLGMPGTVVVPEDTFIAYLRAIIAGFWNTGFRKQILLNGHGQEEVIPLALHQFAKKYQVPCLLISLHWPTVIHDYLKDKEHGGPFDTPFRHADEAECSYSMALFPEMVKLEKAVDTEHKGFMPPGHVDKGGEVYHAPIKGHEQIGFGGIEVIMTPEGVVGKPSLADPSKAEAGLNALFDYMVRLINDILTRFPAGQLPPADKMSMRTPEEIEAVLKGPFRGGKHLYTIAYPP